A stretch of DNA from Paenibacillus albus:
ATCGATTCCCGCATAGGCAATATCGAGTAAGGTAAGTGTCAGCTGAAAATCCGGACCGGCCGCCAGACTCGCATCCAGCTTGGAATCTACATTCAGTGATGCTGTGTTCGTTGTGTTATGGATGAGCCGGAAGCCATTGCTGAGTGAGAAATTAAAGCCTTCCTCGAGATGAAATTTATCATCGAAAGTAATCGTTAGCGATGCTCGGAAGTCTGGATCAATCTTCAAGAAGAGCTGCCCTTTGACGAAAACGCCTGTGAATACGGGCACGTAGAATGGAGTCGTAAGTGGAATCATTTTGGGCTCGGTTAATGCGCCTTTTCCAGTATCGGCTTTCACGGTTACGTTCGTAGCTATATCGCCCGTAAGCACGAGCTTAGAATAGAAATCAAGGTCTACATCAAACCAGTCGATATCGACATCAAGGCCAATATCGGCAAGTACCCCGAGGTTGCAGAAGTTCATGCGAGCATCAAGTATAACGCCGCCATAATTGGCATTATTCAGCGCAATGTTAAAGCAAGGCAAGGTCAAGGCAGTGCTCTGAGCAGCTACATTGTTCGTATTAATTTGCACGGAAGAATTAATCGGCGTGAGCTGCTTCGGATTAATTGCTTCTGTCGTATGGATGTCGAGCTTGGAGAAGACTTCCTTCAGCTTAGGGACGGAGGTTTTGACGACAAGCGCGCCATTCTCATTGCGAACGGAGACGACCTTCTTCGCAACGCCGCCGTAATAGGCGGCAGTCGGAGGCAGGACGAACACATCGCCAGCCTTCAGCTTCAAGTTTGGATCGTTGATCACCCAAGTGTCCTTATCCCGCATCGAATAATTTGTACTGGTGATCTTCTTCACTTCTGGCCTGTACTGGACGATCTTGCGAGAAGGCTCAGGTGCAGTCGGCCCTGCAGGATCCACTGGCGAGTAGTGCAGCGCGCGCACCAGCATGACTGCTGCTTCTGCCCTTGTTGAGGAGTTGCTACCTTTGAACTTGCCGTCAGGGTAGCCTTGAATGATGCCTGTTTCAAGCGCTTCCTCGATGAGGTCACGATTCATCTTAATATCCGCTTGATCCTTCAGTTTTCCCAGCAGCTTCTCTGCTTCCTGAGACGAGGGTTGAATCCGGAGCGCCCTTACGATCCAGATCGCCATCTCATAACGGGTAATCGGCTGACTTGGTTTGAAGCTGCCATTCGAATAGTCGGCGTGCTGCAGTATACCGCTCATTAGACCTGCTGCAATGTATGGCGCGGACCAACGTGATGCTTGAATGTCCTTGAACGGCACGTATGTAGAATCCTTCGGCAGCTTCCTCAGCTCAACAAGCATCTTCAGGAACTGCTCTCGTGTTACTTTACCCGCAGGCTGAAACGTTCCATCCTCGAAGCCGGCCACAATACTTGCCGCTGCCAGCTCCATAATTTCCTTGTTCGCCCAGTGCTCCTTAATATCGCTGAATGTAGCAGGCTGCCCTTGTGAGGTTCCGTTGCTCTCGCCCTCGGCGGCGGTAAGTGCCGGACTTAGTATGCTTACGAGCAGCAGGAATACGGTTGCCAGGATGAGTGATTTGAACGCTCTTCTCAACAGAATAACACCTCTCATTTCGTCCCACATGGATACTAACGAATTAAAAATACTAAATTGCAATCGAGAAGTTAGTCGAATGGTAGGGGCTGATGAAATATATTTTACCGGGTTAATGGACCGTGTACGCCGCAGAAGCTGGGACTTTTCCCCCGTAGTATCTGATTATGAGCAAGGACCATCTATTCCCTACCGAAGAACCCGTGTGTAATGGATTCTGACGCTTTTCTACGCCTATTGGATTAATTTGCTAAAATCTGAAGCGAATAAGAAGGAATCTTGACGAAGCAAGGCGAATGCTCTGAGCCGCAAAATTTTATATTGGGGCAGAAGGGTGATTATCGTTGAGTAAGCAGTCGAAGTGGGTACTTGGTATCGTATTATTAGTTTTGCTATTTACTAGCCGTCCGGATCTAGCGAATGCGCTGGCAGAATTGGACTCCTCTATTCAGGTTTCATATAGTATCAAACCGGGGGATACGTTGTATGGGATTGCGAAAAAGTTCTACCTCACCAGCGATTATGAGCGGGTGGCGAAGACGAATGGGCTGAATCCGAAGGCAAGCTTGAAAGCGGGAACGACGCTGCAGCTGTCGAATCCGCTCGTGATGGACCAGTATACGGTGAAGCTCGGAGATACGCTGTACGCGATTACGAACCATTACTTTAATCGCAATCAGTACATGGATATGCTCATGGCCTTCAATCAGATCTCAGACCCGAACACTGGGCTGAAGATCGGCATGGAACTGCGCATACCGCTTCCTTCCGGTGAGAAAAGGCATACGGTCGTGAAGGGCGATACGCTGTACAGCCTAGTGGCACAGTATATGAAGCTTCAAGATTATCAGCTGGCAATCGCCCGCTACAACGGCATGCTGGAAACGGTCGACTCCATTAAGGCAGGGCAGGTGCTGCAAATTCCGAACCTGTATTACTTGTCGGAGCCGGAAGCAACGGCAGCGGCCATAGACAAGACAGCAACGGCGGTGAAACAATCCAAGAGCGTCTCAATTGATATTAACGTGACGAAGAATAAGCTGTATGTGTACACCGGCATCGCAATCGTGAAGAGCTTCGATATTGCCAGCGGGAAGCGGCAGGGGCTTACGCCAATCGGCAGCTTCGAGATCGTGACGAAGATTAAGAATCCGTGGTATCTGGCCAAGGATATTCCGGGCGGCGACCCGAAGAATCCGCTTGGCAGCAGGTGGCTGGGCTTAAGCGTGCCGAACACGGCGGGGACCAAGTACGGGATCCACGGTACGAACGCGCCTTCCTCCATTGGCACAAACGCTAGTGCGGGATGCATTCGGATGAACAATAACGACGTGGAATGGCTGTTCGATACGATTCCGACAGGAACCAAAGTGAAGATTCACGCTTAGCGGCGGTGGATCAACCAACATTACGCCCTCATACAGAAGAGAGCTATTCTGCTGGCTGCAGAGTGGCTCTTTTTTTTTATTCTATATTCTCTTCGAATCGGACAGCGCTTATGGTTCCTGATCTGAGAGTGCCGAATCGGAACTCTCTCACCTCCGCGGTGACCTGACAACGACGTTATGTGCACCTGCCCGACCAATACTTACTCAGCCTGTGTTGTTCCGCTTCTCCTGCACAATAGCAGAGGACATGCCTAGCCTAAATATTTTAATTCATAGTTGACACATCGGAATAACCTGTATATTATAAACCAATAAGAATAAACGAACTTACCGGACCACCGGAAGTTTCCTTTACTAATACTCCAACAATGGAGCTTGGCATAGGGAAACTTCCGGTTTTTGCGTTGTTCAATTAACTATGAAAATCGAGGTGTTTATGATGACGAAGAGAAGCCCAGCTTATCGGAAATTATCCTTGTTTATTGTCGCTCTACTTAGCTTGACACTGGTACTGACCGCTTGCGGCTCGAATAACTCTGGCAGCACATCTGACAACGGCGGCAATACAGCTGCTGCGAATTCCGAAAATTCCAAGCCTTCAACCGCGACCAAAGAAATTCACATTGGCTACCAGAAATACGGGACCGTCAATATTCTCAAAGCCAAAGGAACGCTTGATAAACGTTTGGAAGCCGAGGGCTACAAGATTACATGGACTGAATTCCCCGGAGGTCCGCAATTGCTAGAGGCGCTTAACGTCGGCAGCATTGACATCGGCCATACTGGCGAAGCTCCGCCAATCTTCGCACAAGCTGCTGGCGCTCCTCTGGTGTACTTGGCGCATGAGCCAGCAAGCCCGAATAGCGAAGGCATCCTTGTACCAAAGGATTCGAAGATTACATCGCTAGCAGACTTGAAGGGCAAGAAGGTTGCGCTTAACAAAGGCTCGAACGTTCACTATCTGCTGGTCAAGGCGCTGGAGAAAGCAGGCGTAAATTATAACGATATTACGACGGTATTCCTGCCGCCGGGCGATGCAAGGGTTGCTTTTGAGAATGGAACTGTAGATGCCTGGGTCATTTGGGATCCGTTCCTGGCTGCTGCGCAAACCGCAACTGGCGCTAAAGTGCTGACCGACGGCAAGGATCTCGTTTCGAACATCGAATACTACCTCGCTTCCCGTAAATTTGCAGAAGCAAATGAACCTGTCATTGCAGCTTTCAAAGAAGAACTGGATAAGATCGACAAGTGGGCCGAGGAGAACCAGAAGGATGTAGCGGCGCTGCTCTCCCCTCAGCTTGGCATTGATATTCCATCGCTTGAGCTTGCAGCGGGGCGTAGAGGCTACGGCTTGTCGGCGATCGACGATTCTATCATTCAAGCACAGCAGGGAATCGCAGATACCTTCTTCAAACTGAAGCTCATTCCGAGTGAGATACAAGTGAAGGATGCAACGCTGAAATAGTAGAAAGCACGAAATAGCAAGAATGCATGGTGTAGCATGATTAACCAATAACCGACAACGGAAAGGGTGTTTGACAATGGAAGTATTCTGGTTTATTCCAACGCATGGTGATGGACGTTACTTAGGCAGCGCTGAGGGAGCTCGCGTCGTCGATGCGAAATATATGCAGCAAATTGCACAAGCGGCAGACCGCCTTGGATATGGAGGTGTCCTGCTCCCAACAGGAACCTCTTGCGAGGATGCCTGGGTTACAGCTTCATCGCTTATTACAGTAACGGAACGACTGAAATTTCTGGTCGCGCTGCGGCCGGGACTGATGTCGCCGACGTTATCCGCGAGAATGGCGTCAACATTCGATCGCATCTCGAACGGACGTCTGCTTATCAACGTCGTAACCGGTGGAGATCCCGTGGAGCTTGCGAGCGAAGGTGTATTCCTGGAGCATGACGAGCGTTACGACCTGACGAGCGAGTTTCTCGATATTTGGCGCAGAGAGCTAAGTGGAGAGACAGTCGATTATGAAGGCAAGCATTTGAAGGTAAAAGGTGGAAAGGTGCTCTATCCACCTGTGCAGAAGCCGTATCCCCCGCTCTACTTCGGAGGATCATCTCCGGCAGGCCAGCAGGTAGCCGCAGACCATATCGACGTCTATCTGACATGGGGAGAGCCGCCGCAGGAAGTTGCGAAGAAGATCGAACAGGTCCGCAAGCTGGCGGCGGAGCAGGGAAGAGAAGTGCGCTTCGGCATTCGACTGCACGTCATTGTACGCGAGACCTCCGAAGAAGCATGGAAAGAAGCAGCTCGTCTAATTAGTAAAGTAGACGACGATGCAATTGCTGCCGCTCGCAAAGTGTTCGCGCGTTATGACTCGGAAGGGCAGCAGCGGATGTCCAGTCTGCATGGCGGCGACCGGAGTCAGCTTGAAATTTATCCGAACCTGTGGGCAGGCGTTGGTCTTGTTCGCGGCGGCGCAGGCACAGCTCTCGTGGGCAATCCAACTGAGGTGGCTGGACTGATGAAGGAGTACGCAGCACTCGGTATCGATACATTTATTTTGTCCGGATATCCGCACTTGGAAGAAGCATATCAATTTGCCGAGCTCGTCTTCCCGCTGCTTCCACTTCAAGGGGTGAAGACGGCGAGTGGTCCGACATCGACGAGTCCGTTCGGCGAGCTTATCGCGAATGCGATCAAGCCGGCGGAACGGGCAGCAGCTAGATAGGAGGAAACGAGAATGAAGAGTCCCGCGGCACGTAACTGGAAAACTGGCACGTTATCTATCGGACTCGAGTGGTTGATTCCGATTCTGATCGTCATCATCTGGCAATGGCTCGGCAGTATGGGGTGGATTTCACAGCGTATTCTGCCGACGCCGCTATCCGTCTTGGAAGCTGGAATTAAATTGGTTAAAAGCGGGGATTTATTCGTTTATATCGGCGACAGCTCCCGCCGGGCACTCATCGGATTTCTAATTGGCGGCGTCATCGGTTTCGTGCTCGCCATTCTGAACGGCTTGCTGCCGCTAGCGGAGAAGCTAACCGATTCGTCGATTCAGATGATCCGCACGATCCCGCATCTGTCGCTCATTCCACTCATCATTGCCTGGTTCGGCATCGGCGAGCAAGGGAAGATCTTTCTCGTCGCGCTCGGCGTCTCGTTCCCGATTTACTTAAACACGCTTCACGGCATCCGATCCGTCGACTCAGGGTTAATTGAGATGGGCCGCACGTACGGTCTGCGCGGCTTTAAGCTTTTTCGAACGATTATTCTGCCTGGCGCGCTTCCTTCCATTCTGGTTGGACTTCGGTTTGCGCTCGGTATTATGTGGCTCACGCTGATCGTCTCCGAGACGATCTCGGCCAATAGCGGCATTGGCTACATGGCGATGAACGCACGGGAATTTTTCCAAATGGACGTTGTGGTGCTCAGCATTATTATTTATGCATTACTAGGCAAGTTCTCGGATTGGCTGGCGAAGCTTCTGGAGAGGAGTTGGCTGCAATGGCATCCACATTATCGGCGGGCAAAATAATCGGGCAGCAGCAAGCGCTGCCTCAAGCAGGAGTATCAAGCAGAGGGCTGCAGATTGACGTACGAGGCGCGGCCTTGCAATTCGGCGACCTGACGGTGCTTCGGGATCTCGATCTATCGATTTCCGCCGGCCAGTTTCTGGCTGTCGTTGGCCGAAGCGGCTGCGGCAAGAGCACGCTGCTTCGCCTGCTTGCAGGTCTGGAACAAGCGTCGCAGGGATCTGTAGCCATTGGCGGTACGGCTACGTCCGGGCTGAGGCCGGATGTGCGAGTTATGTTCCAGGATGCTCGTCTGCTCCCGTGGAAAAGCGTGCTGGATAACGTTCGGATCGGCGTAGAAGGCGGCGACCGCGCCAAAGCACTGGAAGCGTTGGAACTCGTCGGTCTTGCCGACCGGGCGAAGGAATGGCCTTCCGTGCTGTCCGGTGGACAGCGCCAGCGGGTCGCGCTAGCCCGTGCGCTCGTCAGTAATCCGAGACTTCTGTTATTCGACGAGCCGCTTGGCGCGCTTGATGCACTGACCCGTATCGAGATGCAGCAGCTCATCGAGCGGCTATGGCTGGAGCGGGGGTTTACCGCCGTTCTGGTTACCCACGATGTGAGCGAAGCGGTAGCGCTTGCTGATCGCGTCGTTCTGATCGAGAACGGCACGATCTCGCAGGATAGCGCCATTGCGCTGGCAAGGCCGCGCGAGAAGGATAACGGGTTTGCTCATTATGAGAACAGCATTCTGAATCGGGTGCTGGGCAGACGCTCCATGAATGCCAATCAGGATGGGTTTGCGATTTAGCCTAGTTGGCAACAGTAATAGTAGAAGTTGAACCGAGTCTCCTTGTCAGGTGGAGAGGATTCGGTTCTTTTTCTATTTCTATTTCCAGCCAGTTAACCAGGTTAATGATGCGAGCGCTTACTTCTGCTATCATTTTTGTATACACAGCGCTCATAGGTTTCTTAGTCGACTTCATACTACTGCTTAAGGAGTGAGTTGATGAGAAAATTCGCAAGTGCGGCCACGGCCATGCTGCTAGGGGTAACGATCTTTGCTCCATCGGTTCTGGCAGCGGACAAGCAGGTGACGGCTCAAAGTGCAGCAGCTCAGATTGAACCGGCGGTTGATGGGAATCGGATCGTGTGGGCGGATAAGCGCAGTGGGAATTACGATATTTATATGAGGGATATGAGCACAGGTCAGGAGAGGCAGATTACATCGGACAGCTCGAAGCAAGTTGACCCCGCCATCTCCGGCAACCGAATTGTGTGGACGGATTATCGGAACGGGAACGCGGATATTTATATGTTCGATCTCACAACAGGGGAAGAATCTCAGCTTACAACGAATGATGCAGGTCAGTGGAACCCTGCGATAGATGGCGATACAATCGTTTGGGAGGATGAGCGAGGTGGCAATCTGGATATATACAGCTTGAACCTGACGACGAATCGGGAGAGCCAAATAACGACGAATCAAGCAGATCAATATGCTCCGGCTATTGCGGGCGATAATATCGTCTGGCAGGATGACCGAAGCGGCAATTCGGATATTTATCGGTACAACCTAAGCACCGGGCTGGAGAGCCGCCTGTCGACGGCGGACAATGGCGACCAATCCTCACCCTCTATTAGCGGCAACATGGTCGTTTGGCAGGATAATCGCAGCGATCAGGATCAGATTGTCGCTTATGATCTAAGTACGGGGGTAGAGCGCCAATTACCAAGCAGCGCGACACCGGATGCGAAAAAATGGAGTCCTGCGGTCGCCGGAGACAACGTCGTTTGGGTCGATACACGGGACGGGAACTGGAACATCTACCTTTGTAATCTCGCAACTGGGCTGGAGAGCCGGATTACAACGGACAGCGCAAGGCATTACGAGCCTGCGATCAGCGGCAGCCGGATTGTCTGGGAGGACAACCGCAGCGGC
This window harbors:
- a CDS encoding S-layer homology domain-containing protein, which translates into the protein MRRAFKSLILATVFLLLVSILSPALTAAEGESNGTSQGQPATFSDIKEHWANKEIMELAAASIVAGFEDGTFQPAGKVTREQFLKMLVELRKLPKDSTYVPFKDIQASRWSAPYIAAGLMSGILQHADYSNGSFKPSQPITRYEMAIWIVRALRIQPSSQEAEKLLGKLKDQADIKMNRDLIEEALETGIIQGYPDGKFKGSNSSTRAEAAVMLVRALHYSPVDPAGPTAPEPSRKIVQYRPEVKKITSTNYSMRDKDTWVINDPNLKLKAGDVFVLPPTAAYYGGVAKKVVSVRNENGALVVKTSVPKLKEVFSKLDIHTTEAINPKQLTPINSSVQINTNNVAAQSTALTLPCFNIALNNANYGGVILDARMNFCNLGVLADIGLDVDIDWFDVDLDFYSKLVLTGDIATNVTVKADTGKGALTEPKMIPLTTPFYVPVFTGVFVKGQLFLKIDPDFRASLTITFDDKFHLEEGFNFSLSNGFRLIHNTTNTASLNVDSKLDASLAAGPDFQLTLTLLDIAYAGIDLNPGIQAGYGRHYEQGRCDNIYVDAFLRLDAIVGYDVWVASDEARLKLLDLRYPLYQQDFHCPAPQPPNNLAAKLISVRLEVGKFNEAILDRTDIQLSWDSVKDATSYNVKRSESPGGPFTNKRSGVKTLTFTDTTAAKGKTYYYEVTAVNANGESAPSRVLPVNVIELPPPPPQNLTAVRGDKGVVLNWSKVGGFVAYNVKRADGSGKAYVTVGDKVSGTTFTDTSAGLFKTYTYIVTAVDSTGESDASNAVFVNKEDLTDITVINPNIDLGQFVILPVPGNFNAYTDVGSGKVILTWNAVKDASGYNVMRSTSASGTYETIGAKVNGTKFTDTTASIGTTYYYKVAAVNAGGGESKATAVKSATPGYGIR
- a CDS encoding LysM peptidoglycan-binding domain-containing protein, whose translation is MSKQSKWVLGIVLLVLLFTSRPDLANALAELDSSIQVSYSIKPGDTLYGIAKKFYLTSDYERVAKTNGLNPKASLKAGTTLQLSNPLVMDQYTVKLGDTLYAITNHYFNRNQYMDMLMAFNQISDPNTGLKIGMELRIPLPSGEKRHTVVKGDTLYSLVAQYMKLQDYQLAIARYNGMLETVDSIKAGQVLQIPNLYYLSEPEATAAAIDKTATAVKQSKSVSIDINVTKNKLYVYTGIAIVKSFDIASGKRQGLTPIGSFEIVTKIKNPWYLAKDIPGGDPKNPLGSRWLGLSVPNTAGTKYGIHGTNAPSSIGTNASAGCIRMNNNDVEWLFDTIPTGTKVKIHA
- a CDS encoding sulfonate ABC transporter substrate-binding protein, with translation MTKRSPAYRKLSLFIVALLSLTLVLTACGSNNSGSTSDNGGNTAAANSENSKPSTATKEIHIGYQKYGTVNILKAKGTLDKRLEAEGYKITWTEFPGGPQLLEALNVGSIDIGHTGEAPPIFAQAAGAPLVYLAHEPASPNSEGILVPKDSKITSLADLKGKKVALNKGSNVHYLLVKALEKAGVNYNDITTVFLPPGDARVAFENGTVDAWVIWDPFLAAAQTATGAKVLTDGKDLVSNIEYYLASRKFAEANEPVIAAFKEELDKIDKWAEENQKDVAALLSPQLGIDIPSLELAAGRRGYGLSAIDDSIIQAQQGIADTFFKLKLIPSEIQVKDATLK
- the ssuD gene encoding FMNH2-dependent alkanesulfonate monooxygenase, which codes for MEVFWFIPTHGDGRYLGSAEGARVVDAKYMQQIAQAADRLGYGGVLLPTGTSCEDAWVTASSLITVTERLKFLVALRPGLMSPTLSARMASTFDRISNGRLLINVVTGGDPVELASEGVFLEHDERYDLTSEFLDIWRRELSGETVDYEGKHLKVKGGKVLYPPVQKPYPPLYFGGSSPAGQQVAADHIDVYLTWGEPPQEVAKKIEQVRKLAAEQGREVRFGIRLHVIVRETSEEAWKEAARLISKVDDDAIAAARKVFARYDSEGQQRMSSLHGGDRSQLEIYPNLWAGVGLVRGGAGTALVGNPTEVAGLMKEYAALGIDTFILSGYPHLEEAYQFAELVFPLLPLQGVKTASGPTSTSPFGELIANAIKPAERAAAR
- the ssuC gene encoding aliphatic sulfonate ABC transporter permease SsuC gives rise to the protein MKSPAARNWKTGTLSIGLEWLIPILIVIIWQWLGSMGWISQRILPTPLSVLEAGIKLVKSGDLFVYIGDSSRRALIGFLIGGVIGFVLAILNGLLPLAEKLTDSSIQMIRTIPHLSLIPLIIAWFGIGEQGKIFLVALGVSFPIYLNTLHGIRSVDSGLIEMGRTYGLRGFKLFRTIILPGALPSILVGLRFALGIMWLTLIVSETISANSGIGYMAMNAREFFQMDVVVLSIIIYALLGKFSDWLAKLLERSWLQWHPHYRRAK
- a CDS encoding ATP-binding cassette domain-containing protein; translated protein: MASTLSAGKIIGQQQALPQAGVSSRGLQIDVRGAALQFGDLTVLRDLDLSISAGQFLAVVGRSGCGKSTLLRLLAGLEQASQGSVAIGGTATSGLRPDVRVMFQDARLLPWKSVLDNVRIGVEGGDRAKALEALELVGLADRAKEWPSVLSGGQRQRVALARALVSNPRLLLFDEPLGALDALTRIEMQQLIERLWLERGFTAVLVTHDVSEAVALADRVVLIENGTISQDSAIALARPREKDNGFAHYENSILNRVLGRRSMNANQDGFAI
- a CDS encoding TolB family protein; this translates as MRKFASAATAMLLGVTIFAPSVLAADKQVTAQSAAAQIEPAVDGNRIVWADKRSGNYDIYMRDMSTGQERQITSDSSKQVDPAISGNRIVWTDYRNGNADIYMFDLTTGEESQLTTNDAGQWNPAIDGDTIVWEDERGGNLDIYSLNLTTNRESQITTNQADQYAPAIAGDNIVWQDDRSGNSDIYRYNLSTGLESRLSTADNGDQSSPSISGNMVVWQDNRSDQDQIVAYDLSTGVERQLPSSATPDAKKWSPAVAGDNVVWVDTRDGNWNIYLCNLATGLESRITTDSARHYEPAISGSRIVWEDNRSGSLAIYTMDLNDNS